The genome window GCGGCGACTTCGCGACCCAGATCGGCGAGAACATCGTGCACGGCTCCGATGGGACCGAGAGCGCCCAGCGCGAGCTCGGCATCTTCTTCCCCGGCCGGTTCTGAGCCGGCGGCGGTGACGGTCGTCGCGGTCCGCGGCTGCCGTGCCACGCGGTGGCCGCGGTCCACAGGCTGACGACGGCCCGGGCACGGGGGTGACCGGCCGTGGGGCAGGCTTCGGCCTGTTCCACCGCCCAGGAGCCCGCGCTTGGACACCGTCGCCGCCACCACCCACCCCGCATCCGCCGCCGTCTGGCGCCACGGCGCCGCCTCGGGCGCCGTGGCGCACCTCGACACCCCCTGTGCGGCCTGCGCCCCGACGGCGTTCGTCGCCGGACCGCCCGGGCGGACCGCGGTGACCGGCCCCGAAGCGGCGGCGGACGTGCTCGTCCCCCAGCTGGCCGTGCGCGACCGCGAGCGTTGTGTCGCGGCGTTCCTCGACACCAAGCACCGGCTGCTCGGCACGACGACGGTCAGCATCGGCTCGATCGACCACACGTTCATGGCCCCGCGCGAGGTCTTCCGGGACGCGTTGCTCGCCAACGCCTCGGCGCTGGTGCTGGCGCACAACCATCCCTCCGGTGACCCCGAGCCGTCGCAGGACGACGAACTGGTGACCCGGCGACTTGCCCGGGCGGGGGAGCTGCTGGGGGTCGCCCTGCTCGACCACCTCGTCGTCGGCGGCGCCGACTGGGTCAGCCTGGCCCGACGCGGCGTGATCTGATGCCCGGCCCACGTCCGCACCCTCCGGCGCGACCCGA of Egicoccus sp. AB-alg6-2 contains these proteins:
- the radC gene encoding DNA repair protein RadC is translated as MDTVAATTHPASAAVWRHGAASGAVAHLDTPCAACAPTAFVAGPPGRTAVTGPEAAADVLVPQLAVRDRERCVAAFLDTKHRLLGTTTVSIGSIDHTFMAPREVFRDALLANASALVLAHNHPSGDPEPSQDDELVTRRLARAGELLGVALLDHLVVGGADWVSLARRGVI